A region of uncultured Carboxylicivirga sp. DNA encodes the following proteins:
- a CDS encoding TonB-dependent receptor: protein MKNPNKLFCKKQTFFERLRLMMLRKTMLLLALVFSVSIFAQSTRQIQGTVIDSEGLPVIGATVIVEGSSGIGNITNVDGVFFLEIPTGEQTLVISFIGMETQKIKVIEETSIRVTLEESTTTLGETIVVGYGQQKKESVVGAITQTTGAVLERAAGITNVGGALTGNLPGVTTMTSSGMPGEEDPQIIIRSASSWNNSEPLVLVDGIQRPLNSVDVASVESISVLKDASATAVYGVQGANGVILITTKRGKEGSAKIAVSVNSTLKSPSKLPNKLDSYDALRARNVAVEHELGISPDSWKYIRPQSFIDMYRNQTTQEQKERYPNVDWQDAIFKDYAMAYNANVNVSGGTKFVKYFASADFTHEGDLFQIYENGRGYEGGYGFNRLNVRSNLDFQLSKTTVFKMNLAGSSGYKKTPWNQTASNDWAVQQQWAGVYNIAPDVFLPQYDDGSWGMYPDISNVSNSAMIIGISGAMLTTTTRINTDFVLEQKLDFITKGLGFRGTVSWDNNFVEYRRGIEDLYNAPQQKYIDPLTGGVTYQEAFNSNNGFDFAQSVMWKTEGGEVRNDQTLRNLDYQLQLDWYRTFGKHNITAMGLFSRKERAIGSIIPIYREDWAFRSTYSFASKYFLEYNGAYNGSEKFSKEYRFGFFNSGAAGWMISEESFMKGLSFLDMLKLRVSYGEIGDDFGDRFLFMTQWAYGGTTPMGLDRSDSPYTWFRESIIGNPEVRWETVKKLNAGVDFAFFGGLVAGNFEYFQDRRVDILVKGTDRAMPEYFGGKAPTANLGEVHTKGYEVEVRLNKVLSNGLRLWADLNMTHAENEIIKRDDPALFEDYRKQQGYSIGQSRTYVDAGYINNYDQLYGSPNYDATNGERLPGDYYILDFNGDGIIDAKDLIPYGYSSVPQNTYNATFGFEWKGFSAFAQLYGVNNVSRLVPLNSFPSTLNTVYDMGTWWSKDDQNADISVPRYLSTPNSAYNQGTQFLNDGSYIRLKNVELAYTISALRLQRIGLSSMKIYINGNNLWVKSKMPDDRESNFAGSGGSGAYPTMKRYVLGVRFTL from the coding sequence ATGAAAAATCCAAATAAATTATTTTGCAAGAAGCAAACCTTCTTTGAAAGATTAAGGTTGATGATGCTACGAAAAACGATGCTTCTTTTAGCTCTTGTTTTTTCTGTTTCAATATTTGCTCAAAGCACAAGGCAAATTCAGGGAACGGTCATAGATAGCGAAGGACTGCCTGTTATAGGTGCAACAGTTATAGTAGAAGGATCGAGTGGCATTGGAAACATTACCAATGTTGATGGTGTGTTTTTTTTAGAAATACCAACAGGAGAACAAACTTTGGTTATTTCGTTTATTGGAATGGAGACCCAGAAAATTAAAGTTATTGAGGAGACTTCGATTAGAGTAACATTGGAGGAGTCAACAACTACACTGGGCGAAACAATTGTTGTTGGTTATGGACAACAAAAGAAAGAAAGTGTGGTTGGTGCCATAACACAAACTACAGGAGCGGTTTTAGAACGTGCGGCAGGTATTACTAATGTAGGTGGAGCTCTTACAGGAAATTTACCTGGTGTTACAACCATGACCAGTTCAGGTATGCCTGGTGAGGAGGATCCGCAAATTATCATTCGATCCGCAAGTTCATGGAATAATAGCGAACCTCTTGTGTTGGTCGATGGGATACAACGTCCATTAAATTCTGTTGATGTGGCATCTGTTGAATCAATTTCTGTTTTAAAGGATGCATCAGCAACAGCAGTTTATGGTGTGCAGGGTGCAAATGGTGTTATTCTGATCACTACCAAGAGAGGTAAGGAAGGTAGCGCAAAAATTGCGGTTTCTGTTAACTCAACCCTAAAGAGTCCTTCAAAGCTTCCTAATAAATTGGATTCGTACGATGCATTAAGAGCAAGAAATGTGGCAGTAGAGCATGAATTAGGAATAAGTCCCGATTCATGGAAGTATATCAGACCACAATCATTTATTGATATGTATCGTAATCAAACAACACAAGAGCAAAAGGAAAGATATCCTAATGTTGATTGGCAGGATGCTATTTTTAAGGATTACGCGATGGCATATAATGCAAATGTAAATGTATCGGGTGGTACTAAGTTTGTCAAGTATTTCGCATCTGCTGATTTTACCCATGAAGGTGATTTGTTTCAGATATATGAAAACGGTCGAGGATATGAAGGTGGCTATGGATTTAATAGGTTGAATGTTAGGAGTAATCTTGATTTTCAATTGAGTAAGACGACTGTTTTCAAAATGAATTTAGCTGGTTCAAGCGGATATAAGAAAACGCCTTGGAATCAAACGGCTTCTAACGATTGGGCAGTGCAACAACAATGGGCGGGTGTATATAATATAGCACCTGATGTGTTTTTACCTCAGTATGATGATGGTTCATGGGGCATGTATCCTGATATATCGAATGTTAGTAACTCAGCCATGATAATCGGGATATCTGGTGCAATGTTAACAACTACCACCAGAATTAATACCGATTTTGTACTTGAACAAAAATTGGATTTTATTACTAAAGGACTTGGATTCCGAGGAACTGTATCATGGGATAACAACTTTGTTGAATACAGACGAGGAATTGAAGATTTATATAATGCACCACAGCAAAAATATATTGACCCTTTAACTGGTGGTGTAACTTACCAAGAGGCATTTAATTCCAACAACGGATTTGATTTTGCCCAATCAGTAATGTGGAAGACTGAGGGTGGAGAAGTTCGTAATGATCAAACGTTAAGAAATCTTGATTATCAGTTACAACTAGATTGGTACAGAACCTTTGGTAAGCATAATATTACGGCAATGGGACTATTTAGCCGTAAAGAAAGAGCTATCGGTAGTATCATTCCTATTTATCGTGAGGACTGGGCTTTTAGATCGACATATAGTTTTGCTTCAAAATATTTTCTTGAGTACAATGGAGCTTACAACGGATCCGAAAAATTTAGTAAAGAATATCGATTTGGTTTCTTTAACTCAGGTGCAGCAGGATGGATGATTTCAGAAGAATCATTTATGAAAGGATTATCATTTCTGGATATGCTTAAGTTAAGAGTGTCATATGGTGAGATTGGAGATGATTTTGGAGATCGTTTCTTATTTATGACTCAATGGGCTTATGGTGGCACTACTCCAATGGGCTTGGATCGAAGTGATAGTCCCTATACATGGTTTCGTGAGAGCATCATAGGGAACCCTGAAGTAAGGTGGGAAACCGTTAAAAAATTAAATGCAGGTGTTGATTTTGCATTTTTTGGAGGATTGGTTGCAGGTAATTTTGAGTATTTTCAGGATAGAAGGGTAGATATTCTTGTGAAAGGTACAGATAGAGCTATGCCTGAGTATTTTGGTGGTAAAGCACCAACTGCTAACCTTGGTGAAGTTCATACCAAAGGCTATGAAGTAGAAGTAAGGTTAAATAAAGTATTGAGCAATGGATTACGTTTATGGGCTGATTTAAATATGACTCATGCTGAAAACGAAATCATTAAAAGAGATGATCCGGCTTTATTTGAAGATTATCGTAAGCAACAAGGGTATAGTATCGGTCAGTCAAGAACATATGTTGATGCCGGCTACATTAATAATTATGATCAGCTTTATGGTAGTCCTAATTATGATGCTACAAATGGTGAACGGCTTCCTGGAGATTATTACATCCTTGATTTCAATGGAGATGGTATTATTGATGCTAAGGACCTGATACCTTATGGTTATTCAAGTGTGCCGCAGAATACATACAACGCTACTTTTGGATTTGAATGGAAAGGATTTAGTGCTTTCGCACAATTGTACGGAGTTAACAATGTATCGCGACTGGTACCATTAAACAGCTTTCCATCAACCTTAAATACAGTTTATGACATGGGAACATGGTGGTCAAAAGACGATCAAAATGCCGACATAAGTGTACCACGTTACTTATCTACACCAAATTCTGCATATAACCAGGGTACACAGTTTTTAAACGATGGTTCATACATACGCCTTAAAAATGTTGAGTTGGCCTATACAATCAGTGCATTGAGGTTACAACGTATTGGATTATCGAGTATGAAAATATACATCAACGGTAATAACCTTTGGGTAAAATCAAAAATGCCTGACGATAGAGAATCTAATTTTGCAGGTTCAGGAGGATCAGGTGCATACCCAACAATGAAGCGTTATGTTTTAGGCGTGAGATTTACACTTTAA
- a CDS encoding RagB/SusD family nutrient uptake outer membrane protein: MKNIYKIILYSLIPISIGLCSCEDYLDRDPESIVSEETAFNNYINFQGYIDEIYNCIPDKQKYYWVTSYNWGDDEIFNVPANFLMGHQMDIGNFWAWQNNDQSWLDAGRADPTSGDKFNHRLWSHAWYCIRKANMGIENLDRLVAATDEEKELIEGQLYFFRGWWHFELMQFFGGLQYIDRVLSPSESLNLPRLSYQDCADKAGADFRKAADLLPINWDKTATGGKTSGKNQLRINKIAALGYLGKNYLWAGSPLMKNGAQVGGSKTYDYDKTYCQKAADAFGELLLLVEGGETQYVLASFEYDDIYNHVKSGSEKSFSEIFYTRGQGFLMPGADEAIFRGRVYDDNGSAWNFLKTWGPKVNKLVDHDNVIHHPTANYVKFYGMANGLPLDDPNSGFDPNYPFKDRDPRFYHDIIVDGFKYVNSAMLEEDEHLRYTGLHSGGTMRNPQNGSRTGYFMQKFAPHECNKYDQAYDWGNGIQTYLPYMRLGDVYLMYAEACAAIGGAQTTSATYSLTAEQAINRIRERVGAGFVDASYVANNEKFMNEIRRERAVELSFEGFRFNDLQRWLLLTEYPYNVKTSHEFDRVETLEWFKENDCKDARVANFREEVILTRNFGTKHYWLPLKVSDVSLYPEFNQNPGW, translated from the coding sequence ATGAAAAATATATATAAAATAATTCTATATAGTCTGATACCTATTTCGATTGGACTATGTAGCTGTGAAGATTATTTAGATCGGGATCCGGAATCAATCGTATCGGAAGAAACTGCCTTTAATAATTATATTAATTTTCAGGGATATATCGACGAGATTTATAACTGTATACCGGATAAACAAAAATATTATTGGGTTACATCGTATAACTGGGGCGATGATGAAATATTTAATGTGCCCGCTAACTTTCTGATGGGGCATCAGATGGATATTGGTAATTTCTGGGCTTGGCAAAACAACGATCAAAGTTGGTTAGATGCTGGTAGAGCAGATCCAACCTCAGGTGATAAGTTTAATCACAGATTATGGTCTCACGCTTGGTATTGTATACGGAAAGCCAATATGGGTATTGAAAACCTGGATAGATTGGTGGCGGCAACGGATGAAGAGAAGGAGTTAATTGAGGGGCAATTGTATTTTTTCCGAGGATGGTGGCACTTTGAATTGATGCAGTTTTTCGGAGGATTACAATATATCGATAGAGTTTTATCGCCATCTGAAAGTTTAAATTTACCTCGTTTAAGTTATCAGGATTGTGCAGATAAAGCGGGTGCTGATTTTAGGAAAGCTGCAGATTTGTTGCCGATTAACTGGGATAAAACAGCGACAGGTGGCAAAACTAGCGGAAAGAACCAATTGCGAATTAATAAAATAGCGGCTTTAGGGTATCTTGGAAAAAATTATCTATGGGCTGGTAGCCCTTTAATGAAAAATGGTGCTCAGGTTGGAGGATCAAAGACCTATGATTATGATAAAACGTATTGCCAAAAAGCAGCAGATGCTTTTGGAGAGTTATTACTGCTGGTAGAAGGTGGTGAAACCCAATATGTATTAGCAAGCTTCGAATATGACGATATTTACAATCATGTCAAATCGGGAAGTGAAAAGTCTTTTTCTGAAATTTTTTATACCAGAGGCCAAGGCTTTTTGATGCCTGGTGCTGATGAAGCTATCTTTCGAGGAAGAGTTTATGATGACAATGGATCGGCTTGGAACTTTTTGAAAACATGGGGGCCAAAAGTTAACAAATTGGTGGACCATGATAATGTTATTCATCATCCAACAGCAAATTATGTTAAATTTTATGGAATGGCAAATGGTTTACCGTTAGATGATCCTAATTCCGGATTTGACCCAAACTATCCTTTTAAGGATCGTGATCCACGTTTCTATCATGATATAATTGTTGATGGCTTTAAATATGTAAACTCAGCCATGCTTGAGGAAGATGAACACCTGAGGTATACCGGGTTACATTCAGGTGGTACAATGAGAAATCCTCAGAATGGAAGCCGCACAGGTTATTTTATGCAAAAATTTGCTCCTCATGAATGTAATAAATACGATCAGGCCTATGATTGGGGTAATGGTATTCAGACTTACCTTCCTTATATGAGATTAGGGGATGTTTACCTAATGTATGCCGAAGCATGTGCAGCTATTGGTGGTGCTCAAACTACATCTGCAACCTATAGCTTAACTGCCGAGCAAGCTATTAACAGAATCCGCGAAAGAGTAGGTGCGGGATTTGTTGATGCAAGTTATGTTGCAAATAATGAAAAATTCATGAATGAAATCAGAAGAGAAAGAGCGGTTGAACTGTCATTTGAAGGATTTAGGTTTAACGATTTGCAAAGATGGTTATTGTTAACAGAGTATCCATATAATGTTAAAACTTCTCATGAATTTGATCGGGTTGAAACTTTAGAATGGTTTAAAGAAAACGATTGTAAAGATGCCAGAGTAGCTAATTTTAGAGAGGAAGTTATTTTAACACGCAATTTTGGTACCAAGCATTATTGGCTACCTCTAAAGGTTTCTGATGTTTCTCTTTATCCTGAATTTAATCAGAATCCGGGTTGGTAA